Proteins from a single region of Corynebacterium pseudogenitalium:
- a CDS encoding ATP-dependent nuclease — protein sequence MLDYSEPKLLNAPYIDEIRLASGEALEFKPGEVVLLVGPNNAGKSYFLKALEFQLAGKADVLDQNHYADSIVEKIKINWKYQGEDGVAQLIKQLKKYRSGSDRYFRVPVRGRPTQSQSFLTEGDVYSAFESESKLSELTNVFVSFDDVKDRLDETEPQEQNSAYWGKTLVQQAWDEPPVFNRIASAFRRIFNEDLSFYNLGEGKIGLLLAPPFNKASSLMEPIDTKTRAYMETRPKLWEQGYGMRSVVGLLLRIHASDSSIALLDEPEAFLHPPQASALGSILSELTKFHNRQIFIATHDRNLIASLIRSTETPLTILSLRRDRGNRLPVIKKLNSEIIRSAQQASQVRFTPFLDSLFADLTILVENERDAVFYDEALRAFAEANTDSDVRNLPDRVLFLGAGGASGIPPLAKSLREVGAKVAIITDFDVHAQRAVYSMVSALHSAEAITNVRPTIEKVRVASVKLFGSKNAAKNCGAVSPDKEFNELAQEMLNALDGFGVHLVREGELEDLFPSIEGQKSKPEKLKEALQSEAYRRPAAQQLMSRLVSHVFNQEI from the coding sequence ATGTTAGATTATTCAGAACCAAAATTGCTTAATGCTCCTTATATCGATGAAATTCGTTTGGCGAGTGGTGAAGCTCTGGAATTTAAGCCAGGCGAAGTCGTTCTTTTGGTGGGTCCCAATAATGCTGGGAAATCTTATTTCCTGAAGGCGCTCGAGTTTCAATTAGCGGGCAAAGCCGATGTTTTGGATCAAAATCATTACGCCGACTCAATCGTGGAAAAAATAAAAATCAATTGGAAATACCAAGGGGAAGATGGTGTCGCCCAGCTGATAAAGCAGCTCAAAAAATACCGCAGCGGTTCAGATCGGTACTTTAGAGTGCCGGTTCGAGGACGACCTACACAGAGTCAGAGTTTTCTGACTGAGGGCGATGTGTATTCGGCGTTTGAAAGCGAGTCAAAGCTGTCCGAATTGACGAATGTCTTTGTCTCTTTTGACGATGTGAAGGACAGATTGGATGAAACAGAGCCGCAAGAGCAAAACTCGGCATACTGGGGCAAAACATTAGTCCAACAAGCTTGGGATGAACCGCCAGTATTTAATAGGATCGCGTCTGCATTCAGACGTATCTTTAACGAAGATCTGTCATTTTATAACCTTGGAGAGGGCAAGATAGGTCTGCTCTTAGCGCCACCATTCAACAAGGCCTCAAGTCTGATGGAGCCGATTGACACGAAGACGCGGGCTTATATGGAGACAAGACCGAAGCTGTGGGAGCAAGGGTATGGGATGCGCAGTGTAGTTGGTCTTCTTCTACGCATACACGCGAGTGATTCATCAATTGCCTTGTTGGATGAGCCAGAAGCATTTCTACACCCGCCTCAAGCCTCTGCGTTAGGCTCCATCTTGTCGGAGTTGACGAAATTTCACAACAGGCAAATATTTATTGCAACGCACGACCGTAACCTCATTGCTTCGCTAATTAGATCGACAGAGACTCCACTGACAATTCTCTCGCTGAGACGAGACAGGGGTAACCGCCTCCCGGTAATCAAGAAGCTCAACTCGGAGATTATCCGCTCAGCGCAACAAGCTAGCCAAGTGCGCTTTACTCCGTTTCTGGACAGTCTTTTCGCCGATCTCACGATTTTGGTCGAGAACGAAAGAGACGCCGTATTCTACGACGAGGCATTGAGAGCGTTTGCTGAGGCAAATACTGACTCGGACGTGCGGAACTTGCCAGACAGGGTCCTTTTTCTTGGCGCAGGTGGTGCATCTGGGATTCCTCCACTTGCAAAATCACTTCGAGAGGTGGGCGCAAAGGTCGCAATAATAACGGATTTCGACGTACACGCCCAGCGAGCTGTGTATTCCATGGTTAGTGCACTACACTCTGCGGAAGCGATTACGAATGTTCGTCCGACCATCGAGAAAGTGAGAGTGGCAAGTGTAAAACTATTTGGTAGTAAAAACGCTGCCAAGAATTGCGGTGCGGTTTCTCCTGATAAGGAATTCAATGAACTTGCGCAAGAAATGTTGAATGCTTTGGATGGTTTCGGCGTACATTTGGTTCGTGAAGGAGAGCTGGAGGATTTATTTCCGTCGATAGAAGGGCAGAAGAGCAAGCCAGAAAAGCTTAAGGAAGCGCTGCAGTCTGAGGCGTATCGGCGCCCAGCAGCCCAGCAGCTTATGAGCCGCTTAGTCAGCCACGTGTTCAATCAGGAAATTTAG
- a CDS encoding FGGY-family carbohydrate kinase, which yields MLGFDVGTSSSKAVLVASDGTMLGSETCEYPVSRTPDGFVSMVITGLRPHHTRRHMYRAVLEGTALAVRHNIELIEQSGLRIERIAGADGGLRANLWPQIVTDVTGRVQTRRKHHQRGVAR from the coding sequence GTGCTGGGATTTGATGTCGGTACCTCGAGTTCGAAGGCGGTACTCGTGGCGTCGGACGGCACCATGCTGGGGAGCGAGACTTGTGAGTACCCGGTCTCGCGCACTCCTGACGGGTTCGTGTCCATGGTGATTACCGGGCTGCGGCCGCATCATACCCGTCGCCACATGTACCGAGCGGTGCTTGAGGGAACCGCGCTGGCTGTGCGTCACAACATCGAGTTGATAGAGCAGTCTGGTCTGCGCATAGAACGCATTGCTGGCGCCGACGGCGGCTTGAGAGCAAATCTGTGGCCGCAGATTGTCACCGACGTGACGGGGCGGGTGCAGACGCGCCGGAAGCATCACCAACGGGGCGTCGCTAGGTAA
- a CDS encoding DUF5635 domain-containing protein — MQPGFHPLRQDLAEQVDAILATAAGGRVHRTTETQDVDFKEEAGRRNGPEIEPGAPRNPMAATKLADEVACMANTPGGGALIVGVEDKTGRIIGTELDVDWLRQEIYQRVQVAPSIEERVVEGQRLLILFVAASQQPVPNTSDQLRWRIGDSCKPVDLSEWWEYQRSQMNIDPMAQASDLGVEDVRPRALEIVRRQQEAFRELTDEELLRGLGALDANNNLTQAGVTLFAAAPRAVLELTIFDVHGGNVLNRVSGNAGTSALEQLEDIERALRIVNKNNTIVSGFVHQPIPQIPHSAVREALLNAMIHRDWNRQEPVDVRWIELDSTLIVRSPGPFMPAISAANVLSNREARYPALADLYRAIGLVDKQGVGVDRMYQSMITLGHRSPEIIEVPGPYIETTLVGGQPELPVLDLVSRIVPTPRQRDTRIAIILYLLFNHPFITRRSVAEALQSTEEAAELALTAAHQTTVNGEPLIRKHGDAWLLNETSRAVLRDHESPTSKPAWYLGTDPENARNVVLQWLSVFGEIRTADLVELCDISRSTATNLISGWEDDGLLVAVGGGRSRRYRKGE, encoded by the coding sequence ATGCAGCCCGGCTTTCACCCCCTGCGGCAAGATTTGGCTGAACAAGTCGACGCAATTCTGGCGACGGCAGCAGGTGGACGCGTCCATAGGACGACTGAAACCCAGGATGTCGACTTCAAGGAAGAAGCCGGACGTCGCAACGGGCCTGAGATCGAACCGGGCGCACCCCGGAACCCGATGGCGGCCACCAAACTCGCTGACGAAGTTGCCTGCATGGCCAACACCCCCGGCGGTGGTGCGCTCATCGTCGGTGTCGAAGACAAAACGGGGCGCATTATTGGGACGGAGTTGGACGTCGATTGGCTGCGGCAAGAAATTTACCAGCGTGTGCAGGTTGCCCCTTCCATCGAAGAACGAGTAGTTGAAGGGCAGCGGCTGTTGATCCTCTTTGTGGCAGCGTCCCAGCAACCAGTCCCCAACACGAGTGATCAGCTGCGCTGGCGCATTGGCGACTCGTGCAAGCCGGTGGACCTTTCCGAATGGTGGGAGTACCAGCGCTCACAAATGAATATCGACCCGATGGCACAGGCCTCCGACCTGGGAGTTGAGGACGTCCGGCCGCGTGCGCTTGAGATTGTTCGGCGTCAACAAGAAGCCTTCCGCGAGCTCACCGACGAGGAACTATTACGTGGACTCGGGGCACTCGACGCGAACAACAACCTCACCCAAGCAGGCGTCACGCTCTTCGCCGCTGCCCCGCGCGCGGTACTCGAGCTCACAATTTTCGACGTCCACGGCGGCAACGTGCTGAATCGTGTCAGTGGCAACGCGGGGACGTCGGCACTTGAACAACTTGAGGATATCGAGCGAGCGCTGCGCATCGTGAACAAGAACAACACGATCGTGTCCGGGTTCGTGCACCAACCGATTCCACAGATTCCGCACAGCGCCGTACGTGAAGCCCTGCTCAACGCGATGATTCACCGCGACTGGAACCGACAAGAACCAGTCGACGTCCGCTGGATCGAACTCGACAGCACCCTCATCGTGCGCAGCCCCGGCCCATTCATGCCCGCCATCTCTGCGGCAAACGTGCTCAGCAACCGGGAAGCCCGCTACCCCGCCCTTGCCGACCTCTACCGCGCAATCGGCCTCGTGGACAAGCAGGGCGTCGGCGTTGACCGCATGTACCAATCCATGATCACGCTCGGCCACCGGTCTCCGGAGATCATCGAGGTTCCAGGACCATACATCGAAACGACGCTCGTGGGCGGCCAGCCTGAGCTGCCCGTGCTGGACCTCGTTTCACGCATCGTGCCGACGCCCCGCCAGCGCGACACACGCATCGCCATCATCCTGTACCTCCTGTTCAACCACCCTTTCATCACCCGCCGAAGCGTTGCCGAAGCACTACAGTCCACGGAGGAAGCCGCCGAACTGGCCCTGACCGCGGCGCACCAAACGACGGTCAATGGCGAACCGCTGATCCGCAAGCATGGGGACGCGTGGCTCCTCAACGAGACAAGCCGTGCCGTACTCCGCGACCACGAATCCCCCACCTCGAAGCCCGCCTGGTACCTCGGCACCGACCCGGAAAACGCACGCAACGTTGTGCTGCAATGGCTCTCCGTATTCGGCGAAATCCGGACCGCGGACCTCGTCGAACTTTGCGACATCTCCCGTTCCACGGCCACCAACCTCATCAGCGGGTGGGAAGACGACGGCCTACTCGTCGCCGTGGGCGGAGGGCGCTCCCGCAGGTACCGCAAGGGTGAGTAG
- a CDS encoding DUF3558 family protein — protein sequence MAVIENRMSTMVYTKPFTIARNALGCVETLSKRGDTLRTYTLAPLLAATLLAGCSSTTLIDAPSAPSNAPPSDSAGQRAFVFESGTVPIGDFDPFTLAPEDYFDPCNDITEDEFRRAGFTGEIKRSTDGEIDSPHGTSVCTFSNSEDFTTIGLAMVDSAREQVSQHREILNGHFSKLLPEIYVYNDGVEYAAMTPCVAQIDTERGAIGTFFQTMDESVDLDEYCEIAIQNLESLYEASIKN from the coding sequence TTGGCGGTTATTGAAAACCGGATGTCCACCATGGTGTACACAAAACCCTTTACAATCGCGCGAAATGCACTAGGTTGTGTAGAAACACTTTCAAAACGGGGGGACACTTTGCGCACCTACACATTGGCACCACTACTCGCCGCCACACTGCTCGCTGGCTGCTCCAGCACCACCCTTATCGACGCCCCCTCCGCCCCCTCCAACGCCCCTCCCTCGGATTCTGCTGGTCAAAGAGCCTTTGTCTTCGAATCCGGCACCGTCCCCATCGGCGACTTCGACCCATTCACTCTCGCACCCGAGGACTACTTCGACCCCTGCAACGACATCACCGAGGACGAATTCCGCCGTGCGGGCTTCACTGGGGAAATCAAGCGGAGCACGGACGGGGAGATTGACTCGCCGCATGGGACTTCGGTTTGTACGTTCTCAAACTCGGAGGATTTTACGACAATCGGACTAGCAATGGTTGATAGCGCGCGGGAGCAGGTTAGTCAGCACCGAGAAATCCTTAACGGTCATTTCTCAAAACTGCTTCCAGAAATCTATGTATATAACGATGGGGTTGAATACGCTGCGATGACACCATGCGTTGCTCAGATTGACACAGAGCGGGGTGCGATTGGAACTTTCTTCCAAACAATGGATGAAAGTGTCGATCTTGACGAGTATTGCGAAATTGCCATTCAGAACTTGGAATCACTCTACGAAGCGTCCATTAAAAACTAA
- a CDS encoding PIN domain-containing protein, producing MSIPVLFDANVWYLRTLTDWCFLLFLGSDKDVEPPFFPVWTEDIIAEAQYHLRRNNPHAPEGAISKRFKRIRGAVAEWEISGFAVGKYGYADIHDHHVLSAAVAGNVQYVVTSDRGLVDYVGSQQFLFDVVTPDDFFCHIFEAFPGLCKRVAQENEAYWEKVKGIKAADRPITAVMLERSGCPNFATVIDYVLR from the coding sequence GTGAGTATTCCAGTCCTTTTTGACGCTAACGTCTGGTACTTGCGCACTCTCACCGACTGGTGCTTCCTTCTCTTCCTGGGCTCTGATAAAGATGTCGAGCCACCATTCTTTCCAGTGTGGACCGAGGATATTATCGCCGAAGCTCAGTATCATTTGCGCAGAAATAACCCACACGCTCCCGAGGGTGCTATTTCAAAACGCTTCAAGCGAATTCGCGGTGCGGTGGCGGAATGGGAAATCTCCGGTTTTGCTGTTGGCAAGTATGGGTACGCGGACATTCATGATCATCACGTTCTCAGCGCTGCCGTGGCTGGCAACGTCCAGTACGTCGTCACCAGCGACAGGGGACTCGTTGACTATGTTGGCTCACAGCAGTTTCTGTTTGACGTGGTGACTCCGGATGATTTCTTTTGCCACATTTTTGAGGCGTTCCCAGGGCTTTGTAAGAGGGTGGCGCAGGAAAACGAGGCTTATTGGGAGAAGGTGAAGGGCATCAAAGCGGCGGACCGGCCGATAACTGCTGTAATGCTAGAGCGCTCGGGCTGTCCGAATTTCGCAACGGTTATTGATTACGTTTTAAGATAG
- the panC gene encoding pantoate--beta-alanine ligase: MRVITTVEELRAVRAEANGTVGLVPTMGALHSGHGTLIERARREVDTLITSVFLNPLQFDNLGDCDDYRNYPRDIEADSTFCESLGVDIVFAPSVEEMYPGGIPQIWVRTGEMGTVLEGASRPGHFDGVATVVNKLFNLAKPDVAYFGQKDAQQVAVLRRMVRDLNHDVEIRTLPIARAEDGLAQSSRNVRLSEAGRSQALALSRSLRTLQEQVGAGALDVDAVRAELAASEGVTLDYLVVVDPDTLQPTSGPGLALVAATVDGVRLIDNALLG; the protein is encoded by the coding sequence ATGCGAGTCATTACCACTGTTGAAGAGCTCCGCGCGGTACGAGCGGAGGCGAACGGGACCGTCGGACTGGTACCGACGATGGGCGCACTGCACTCCGGGCACGGCACGCTCATCGAACGTGCTCGGCGAGAGGTCGATACGCTTATTACCAGCGTGTTCCTCAACCCGCTACAGTTCGACAACCTCGGCGACTGCGACGACTACCGCAACTACCCACGCGATATTGAGGCGGACTCAACGTTTTGCGAAAGCCTCGGCGTGGACATCGTGTTCGCGCCCAGCGTTGAGGAGATGTACCCCGGCGGGATTCCACAGATCTGGGTCCGCACCGGCGAGATGGGCACCGTCCTGGAGGGCGCGTCGCGGCCTGGGCACTTCGACGGCGTAGCGACCGTCGTGAACAAGCTGTTCAACCTAGCCAAACCGGACGTCGCCTACTTCGGACAGAAGGACGCGCAGCAGGTCGCGGTGCTACGCCGGATGGTTCGCGACCTGAACCACGACGTGGAGATCCGCACCCTGCCCATCGCGCGCGCCGAGGACGGCCTGGCGCAGTCCTCGCGGAATGTGCGCCTCTCCGAGGCGGGACGCTCGCAGGCACTGGCGCTGTCACGTTCGCTGCGGACGCTGCAGGAACAGGTCGGCGCGGGCGCGCTCGACGTGGACGCCGTGCGTGCGGAGCTTGCCGCTTCGGAGGGCGTGACGTTGGACTACCTGGTGGTCGTTGATCCAGATACGCTGCAGCCGACGTCCGGTCCTGGCCTGGCGCTGGTTGCGGCGACGGTGGACGGCGTGCGGCTCATCGATAACGCGCTGTTGGGGTAG
- the panB gene encoding 3-methyl-2-oxobutanoate hydroxymethyltransferase, producing the protein MKRLRTRYFAQAKAEGRKFTALTSYDTMTAQLFDEAGIDFLLVGDSAANVVLGHTTTLPITLDEMIAFASAVVRSTQRTFVVVDLPFGTYEESPAQALAAAVRVMKETGAQAVKLEGGVEVAPTIKTLVDAGIPVCAHIGFTPQSEHALGGYVVQGRGDAAQQVLEDATAVANAGAFAVVLEMVPSEIATRVTQEVPIPTIGIGAGNGTDGQILVWQDAFGFRAGGKTPRFVRQYADLGTQLLEGARRYREDVEKGDFPAAAESFED; encoded by the coding sequence ATGAAACGCCTTCGTACTCGTTACTTCGCCCAGGCCAAGGCTGAGGGTCGCAAATTTACGGCCCTGACCAGCTACGACACCATGACCGCCCAACTCTTCGACGAGGCCGGGATCGACTTCCTGCTCGTCGGAGATTCGGCGGCCAACGTGGTGCTTGGCCACACCACTACCCTGCCGATCACGCTCGACGAGATGATCGCGTTCGCCTCGGCCGTGGTGCGCTCGACGCAGCGTACGTTTGTGGTGGTTGACCTGCCGTTCGGCACGTATGAGGAGTCGCCGGCGCAGGCGCTCGCCGCGGCGGTCCGCGTGATGAAGGAGACTGGAGCGCAGGCAGTGAAGCTGGAGGGCGGCGTCGAGGTGGCGCCGACGATCAAAACGCTTGTCGACGCCGGCATTCCCGTCTGCGCCCACATAGGGTTCACGCCGCAGTCCGAGCACGCACTCGGCGGCTACGTGGTACAGGGTCGCGGTGACGCAGCCCAGCAGGTGCTTGAGGACGCCACCGCCGTCGCAAACGCGGGTGCTTTCGCGGTCGTGCTGGAGATGGTGCCCTCCGAAATCGCAACGCGGGTGACCCAGGAGGTTCCGATCCCGACTATCGGCATCGGCGCAGGCAACGGCACCGATGGGCAAATCCTGGTGTGGCAGGACGCGTTCGGGTTCCGCGCCGGCGGAAAAACGCCGCGGTTTGTGCGTCAGTACGCGGACCTGGGAACACAGCTGCTGGAGGGGGCGCGGAGGTACCGGGAGGACGTCGAAAAGGGAGACTTCCCTGCTGCTGCCGAATCGTTCGAGGACTAG
- a CDS encoding helix-turn-helix domain-containing protein has product MTTKTNPAIEVTQAVEQQASQVVANPETFHDAVRGTFPPALASFIESILARVARGESVALSRPSEILTTTEAAEYLGISRPTLMKRIREGEIDYFKAGSHTRLRREDVVAYLQRCRARARHEFDAIRELDNEIEGL; this is encoded by the coding sequence GTGACAACGAAAACTAATCCGGCAATTGAGGTCACTCAAGCTGTCGAGCAGCAGGCCAGCCAGGTCGTGGCTAACCCCGAAACGTTTCATGATGCCGTGCGCGGTACGTTTCCACCTGCATTAGCCTCATTTATCGAGTCCATCTTGGCCAGGGTCGCGCGCGGAGAGAGCGTCGCGCTTTCCCGCCCCTCCGAGATACTCACCACCACTGAGGCCGCTGAGTATCTCGGGATCTCTCGGCCGACTCTGATGAAACGGATTCGAGAAGGCGAAATCGATTACTTCAAAGCCGGGTCACACACGCGGCTTCGCAGGGAAGACGTCGTCGCATACTTGCAGCGGTGCCGTGCGCGCGCACGGCACGAGTTCGATGCGATTCGAGAGCTCGATAATGAGATCGAAGGCCTGTGA
- a CDS encoding ATP-binding protein — protein MVTESAWDALPSYVRLALEAIHDGATADSQESLILEFKEDPTAREGKGGRAKLVEKLLNEAICMANSEAATGHIVVGVADRTPGAGAFTGTELGEEDIARRIFNGTKPNMNVQVTAVYAWGARLVVIHVPEARALYTRGDGAAKRRTADSQFSCQPMTEELRRAIDAARRDPDYSNDPADITVDDLQLPVIEEARRMLREHRRSRGSDAAVPQTTTGLLRELGLMRDDGQLKRAAEILLAQPNPTDVVVRHLWRSIPGQEPQATLISDPLLLALPRLRRLIAENGDREIERVQFADGEEVAISRFPSQAVDEAVSNAFIHRDWRLPGPVVVEQTNRTLKITSPGPLPPGVTVDTLLSTPSVPRNNRLMAAMRTLGLAEESSRGFDRMWTTMIRTGRSAPEVTATEANVQVVLAAQQPDTNFIKGLRKLSERFGEEVVDSVAALIVLWHLNSAPLITATTAAQKTQLTTLEVHELMDDLVARGLLDPVTDADEWTLSGEARKLLNLGQPGDLATVSVQEWIEAKLHDGAALQSADIADQTGVSVAEAGRILRHLRSLGRAKIDPDGPPRGRGTRWIRA, from the coding sequence ATGGTCACGGAATCAGCTTGGGACGCGCTCCCCTCGTATGTTCGTTTAGCGCTGGAGGCGATTCATGATGGAGCGACGGCGGACTCGCAAGAGTCGCTGATTTTGGAATTCAAGGAGGATCCCACTGCTCGTGAGGGGAAGGGCGGGAGGGCGAAGCTCGTCGAGAAGCTGTTGAATGAGGCTATTTGTATGGCCAACAGCGAGGCGGCGACGGGGCACATTGTTGTCGGCGTTGCGGACCGGACTCCCGGCGCGGGCGCATTCACTGGCACTGAGCTGGGCGAGGAGGACATTGCCCGCAGAATCTTCAATGGCACGAAGCCGAACATGAATGTGCAGGTCACAGCGGTGTATGCGTGGGGTGCTCGGCTTGTAGTGATTCACGTGCCGGAAGCTCGTGCGCTGTACACGCGGGGTGATGGTGCGGCGAAAAGGCGGACGGCGGACTCGCAGTTCTCGTGCCAGCCGATGACAGAGGAGCTACGCCGAGCGATTGATGCCGCGCGGCGAGACCCTGACTATTCGAACGACCCAGCCGATATCACTGTCGATGACCTGCAACTTCCCGTCATCGAGGAGGCTCGGCGGATGCTGCGGGAGCATCGCCGCTCGCGGGGCTCAGACGCGGCAGTCCCGCAGACCACCACTGGCCTGCTTCGAGAGCTCGGGCTCATGCGTGACGACGGCCAACTCAAGCGCGCCGCCGAAATCCTCCTCGCCCAACCAAACCCGACAGACGTGGTGGTCCGCCACCTGTGGCGCAGCATCCCAGGGCAAGAACCGCAGGCCACGCTCATTTCAGACCCTCTGCTGCTGGCGTTGCCACGCCTGCGACGTCTGATTGCGGAAAATGGTGACCGCGAGATTGAGCGCGTGCAGTTTGCAGATGGTGAGGAAGTCGCCATCAGTAGGTTCCCGTCGCAGGCAGTCGACGAGGCCGTCTCGAACGCATTCATTCACCGCGACTGGCGCCTGCCCGGCCCAGTAGTGGTCGAGCAAACGAACCGCACGCTCAAGATCACTTCTCCGGGACCTCTCCCACCAGGCGTAACGGTTGATACATTGCTATCGACGCCCTCAGTGCCACGGAACAATCGACTCATGGCAGCGATGCGCACGCTCGGCCTCGCAGAGGAAAGCTCGCGCGGTTTCGACCGCATGTGGACCACCATGATCCGCACCGGCCGCAGCGCCCCGGAGGTAACCGCGACCGAGGCAAATGTGCAGGTGGTGCTAGCAGCGCAGCAGCCAGATACCAACTTCATCAAGGGCTTGCGGAAGCTTTCGGAGCGTTTCGGCGAGGAGGTCGTCGATAGTGTTGCGGCACTGATTGTGCTCTGGCACCTCAACTCCGCGCCGCTCATTACAGCAACAACGGCTGCACAGAAAACCCAGCTCACTACCCTTGAGGTACATGAGCTTATGGACGACCTCGTCGCCCGCGGCCTTCTCGACCCCGTCACCGACGCCGACGAGTGGACCCTCAGCGGTGAAGCCCGGAAACTCCTTAACCTGGGACAACCCGGCGACCTGGCCACCGTGAGCGTCCAGGAATGGATCGAGGCCAAACTCCACGACGGTGCCGCACTCCAATCCGCCGACATCGCCGACCAGACCGGTGTCAGCGTCGCCGAAGCAGGCCGGATCCTTCGACACTTGCGCAGCCTCGGGCGCGCGAAGATCGACCCGGATGGTCCTCCGCGAGGCCGCGGCACCCGTTGGATTCGGGCGTAG
- a CDS encoding diaminopimelate dehydrogenase: protein MRVGIVGYGNLGKSVEQLVKLQPDMELSAIFSRRSKLDTDTRVLPVAEFGQYKDEIDVAILCLGSATDIPEQAPEFAKYVPTVDTYDNHRDIPRHRKAMDEVAREHNTVSIVSTGWDPGMFSLNRAMAEAILPNAQQHTFWGPGLSQGHSDAVRRIEGVAKGVQYTIPAPDALDRARRGETEGLDGKSAHKRVVYIVPEDGADTAAIEHTIRTMPDYFVGYEVEVNFIDDATFVREHSGMPHGGHVITTGGVGENHQLVEYTLELSSNPDFTGAVAVAYARAAARLAEDGKSGAFTVLEVPPYLLSPVALDDLIARDV from the coding sequence ATGCGTGTTGGCATTGTCGGCTATGGAAACTTGGGCAAGAGCGTGGAGCAGCTGGTGAAGCTGCAGCCGGATATGGAGTTGTCGGCGATCTTCTCGCGCCGCAGCAAGCTGGACACGGACACCCGCGTGTTGCCGGTGGCGGAGTTTGGCCAGTACAAGGACGAGATTGACGTCGCGATTCTGTGCCTGGGTTCGGCGACGGATATTCCGGAGCAGGCGCCGGAGTTTGCGAAGTACGTGCCTACCGTGGACACCTACGATAACCACCGTGACATCCCACGTCATCGCAAGGCGATGGACGAGGTCGCGCGCGAGCACAACACGGTGTCCATCGTTTCCACTGGTTGGGACCCGGGCATGTTCTCGTTGAACCGCGCGATGGCGGAGGCAATTCTGCCGAATGCGCAGCAGCACACGTTCTGGGGCCCGGGCTTGTCGCAGGGTCACTCGGATGCGGTGCGCAGGATTGAGGGCGTCGCGAAGGGTGTGCAGTACACGATCCCAGCGCCGGATGCGTTGGATCGCGCGCGCCGCGGCGAGACCGAGGGTCTCGACGGCAAGTCCGCCCACAAGCGCGTCGTTTACATCGTGCCGGAGGATGGCGCCGACACCGCCGCCATCGAGCACACCATCCGCACGATGCCGGACTACTTCGTCGGCTACGAGGTAGAGGTCAACTTTATTGACGACGCCACCTTCGTCCGCGAGCATTCCGGCATGCCGCACGGCGGTCACGTGATCACCACTGGTGGCGTCGGCGAGAACCACCAGCTTGTCGAGTACACCCTGGAACTCTCCAGCAACCCCGACTTCACCGGCGCCGTCGCCGTCGCGTACGCGCGCGCGGCTGCCCGCCTCGCGGAGGATGGCAAGTCGGGCGCGTTCACGGTGTTGGAGGTCCCGCCGTACCTGCTCTCCCCGGTCGCTCTCGACGACCTGATCGCCCGCGACGTCTAA